The proteins below come from a single Piscinibacter gummiphilus genomic window:
- a CDS encoding LapA family protein, translated as MIRALALFAVVVVIGLFALLNWPAFTTPTTLSLLFADVQAPLGLIMLGLVVFLTLLFTLWAISLQASTLMEARRLNRELQAQRELADKAEASRFVELRSYVGAELQRSVASANRGHEELLSRLTHLEGALRLALEHNANSVAASIGEFEDRLERGDLPPPEITSRGDGIPPLRR; from the coding sequence ATGATCCGCGCCCTTGCCCTGTTTGCCGTGGTGGTCGTGATCGGCCTGTTCGCGCTGCTGAACTGGCCCGCGTTCACGACGCCCACCACGCTGTCGCTGCTCTTCGCCGACGTGCAGGCCCCGCTCGGCCTGATCATGCTGGGGCTGGTGGTGTTTCTCACCCTGCTCTTCACGCTGTGGGCGATCTCGTTGCAGGCCTCGACGCTGATGGAAGCGCGCCGCCTCAACCGCGAGCTGCAGGCCCAGCGCGAGCTGGCCGACAAGGCCGAGGCCTCGCGCTTCGTGGAGCTGCGCAGCTATGTGGGCGCGGAGTTGCAGCGCTCGGTGGCCTCGGCGAACCGTGGCCACGAAGAGCTGCTGTCGCGCCTGACCCACCTGGAAGGCGCGCTGCGCCTGGCGCTGGAGCACAACGCCAACTCGGTGGCCGCGAGCATCGGCGAGTTCGAAGACCGCCTGGAGCGCGGCGACCTGCCGCCGCCGGAGATCACGTCTCGCGGCGACGGCATTCCGCCCTTGCGCCGCTGA
- a CDS encoding LysR family transcriptional regulator, with product MNVIEPNDLLLFARVVEEGSFSRAGERLGLPKSTVSRRMAALEAQLGERLLLRTTRKLSLTDLGHSLLAHARQVADEAEAAAALAQHRQVEPSGRLRVSMPGDFATGVLSEALSAFVARYPAISLEVDLSPRRVDLIGENFDVAIRMGELADDATLAARLLADLSQGLYASPAYLQRRGTPSEPEALMEHDTLQILSRHGEPKPWVLEREGQRWEGIPPARARANSPELLIRMALAGAGIAMVSDHFAEGHVRSGELMPLLVDWYPPSAPAWAVFPGRRLMPARTRVFLDALQAEFTGPACQAAQVRHADLREVGRRAVLAT from the coding sequence ATGAACGTGATCGAGCCCAACGACTTGCTGCTGTTTGCGCGGGTGGTGGAAGAGGGCAGCTTCAGCCGCGCCGGCGAACGTCTCGGCTTGCCGAAGTCGACCGTGTCGCGCCGCATGGCCGCCCTCGAAGCGCAGCTAGGTGAGCGCCTGCTTCTGCGCACGACCCGCAAACTCAGCCTGACCGACCTGGGGCACAGCCTGCTCGCCCACGCCCGCCAGGTGGCCGACGAGGCCGAGGCGGCGGCCGCCCTGGCCCAGCACCGGCAGGTGGAGCCGAGCGGGCGGCTGCGGGTCTCGATGCCGGGCGACTTCGCGACCGGGGTGCTGAGCGAGGCCTTGTCGGCCTTCGTGGCCCGCTACCCCGCGATCTCGCTCGAAGTGGACCTCTCGCCGCGCCGGGTCGACCTGATCGGCGAGAACTTCGATGTGGCCATCCGCATGGGTGAGCTGGCCGACGACGCCACGCTGGCCGCGCGTCTGCTGGCCGACTTGTCGCAGGGGCTCTACGCCTCGCCAGCGTATCTGCAGCGGCGCGGCACGCCCTCGGAACCCGAGGCGCTGATGGAGCACGACACCCTTCAGATCCTGTCACGTCACGGCGAGCCCAAGCCCTGGGTGCTGGAGCGCGAGGGCCAGCGCTGGGAGGGCATCCCGCCGGCACGGGCCCGCGCCAATTCGCCTGAGCTGCTGATCCGCATGGCGCTGGCAGGGGCGGGCATCGCGATGGTGTCGGACCATTTCGCCGAAGGCCATGTGCGCAGCGGCGAGTTGATGCCGCTCCTGGTCGACTGGTACCCGCCGAGCGCGCCGGCGTGGGCGGTCTTCCCCGGGCGGCGGCTGATGCCGGCGCGCACGCGGGTGTTTCTCGACGCGCTGCAGGCCGAGTTCACCGGCCCGGCGTGCCAGGCGGCGCAGGTGCGCCATGCCGATCTGCGCGAGGTGGGGCGCCGGGCGGTGCTGGCGACTTAA
- a CDS encoding FMN-dependent NADH-azoreductase produces the protein MNVLQINSSARTTGSHSTRLAGDIVQRLGDATLTVRDLGKNPLPALDEAALGALFTPADQRSPAQAARVAQDDALIAEVQAADVLVLGVPMYNFGVPAALKNWIDAIARAGVTFKYTDKGPIGLLTGKKVYIALARGGIYRDTPADSQVPYLKSVLGFLGMTDVQFFYAEGLAMGPEAEKKALASATTQIDAALGETVAA, from the coding sequence ATGAACGTCCTGCAGATCAACTCCAGCGCCCGCACCACCGGCTCGCATTCCACCCGCCTGGCCGGCGACATCGTCCAACGTCTGGGCGACGCCACCCTGACCGTGCGCGACCTCGGCAAGAACCCCCTGCCCGCGCTCGATGAAGCCGCGCTCGGCGCCCTCTTCACCCCCGCCGACCAGCGCAGCCCGGCGCAAGCCGCCCGTGTCGCACAGGACGACGCACTGATCGCCGAGGTGCAGGCCGCCGACGTGCTCGTGCTGGGCGTGCCGATGTACAACTTCGGCGTGCCCGCGGCGCTCAAGAACTGGATCGACGCGATCGCCCGCGCCGGTGTCACCTTCAAGTACACCGACAAGGGCCCGATCGGCCTGCTCACCGGCAAGAAGGTCTACATCGCGCTGGCCCGCGGCGGCATCTACCGCGACACGCCGGCCGACAGCCAGGTGCCGTACCTGAAGTCGGTGCTGGGTTTCCTCGGCATGACCGACGTGCAGTTCTTCTACGCCGAAGGGCTGGCGATGGGCCCCGAGGCCGAGAAGAAGGCGCTCGCCTCGGCCACGACGCAGATCGACGCGGCGCTCGGCGAAACCGTCGCCGCCTGA